The proteins below come from a single Bacillota bacterium genomic window:
- a CDS encoding MFS transporter, with the protein MINRTGQLILVAAGVTFEASNTFLFGYFMQNIQADFAITPLQTTLMGFLPLIFASLGGLGFGYFSDQSGRKKGFIFCLCGSVVSMLLVAASITPAMFIVGRLISGFTLAGTLTTGATLINESWQYRYLGRVSSVVQSGFSFSHVLISIALIVLPLTLTWRTAYYSLAAFQFIILVFSYHFVHESPRWLNEKTIVTSGKKEFLFTKNYRTKIILTSILAFIGFVSGNSSQVWLPSFYRSLNITPFLLPYITLIVFIIGTAGYLGYGFISDRFGRKPTFILFLGSAALFSASLSLFTPSPTPTVLFIVLATAAGAMLAFSIGFFSGYTSLMSEYFPTIIRGTAIGFCFNIGRVGNGIGPVIIGSLSERFGIGPAYLFNTLMLLIGIIIVLLLPKPKDTMSADDHLLAGEVKK; encoded by the coding sequence TTGATAAACCGCACCGGACAATTAATACTGGTAGCCGCCGGAGTCACATTTGAAGCCAGCAATACCTTTCTATTCGGATATTTCATGCAGAACATACAGGCTGACTTTGCCATAACTCCCCTTCAGACAACTCTGATGGGCTTTTTACCCCTGATCTTTGCATCATTGGGGGGGTTGGGGTTCGGATACTTTTCCGATCAGTCAGGTAGGAAAAAAGGGTTTATCTTCTGTCTGTGCGGATCAGTTGTCTCCATGCTTCTCGTAGCTGCTTCAATAACTCCTGCGATGTTTATCGTCGGCCGCCTGATTTCCGGATTTACCCTGGCCGGCACCCTGACTACAGGGGCTACACTTATTAATGAAAGCTGGCAATACCGCTACCTCGGAAGGGTCAGTTCGGTTGTTCAGTCAGGATTCTCGTTTTCACATGTGCTGATATCGATTGCCCTGATTGTCTTACCTTTAACTTTAACCTGGAGGACAGCTTATTACAGCCTCGCTGCCTTTCAATTTATTATTTTAGTTTTTTCATATCACTTTGTTCATGAATCGCCGCGATGGCTCAATGAAAAAACTATCGTAACCAGCGGGAAAAAAGAATTCCTTTTTACAAAAAATTATCGAACAAAAATCATACTAACCAGCATACTTGCTTTTATCGGTTTTGTATCCGGTAATTCTTCACAGGTCTGGCTCCCTTCATTCTACCGCAGCCTGAATATTACTCCTTTTCTCCTGCCCTATATTACATTAATTGTATTCATAATCGGCACAGCGGGTTACCTGGGATATGGGTTTATCTCTGACCGCTTTGGGAGAAAACCGACTTTTATATTATTCCTCGGCAGTGCGGCGCTGTTCAGTGCTTCTCTGTCTCTTTTTACACCTTCTCCAACTCCAACTGTATTGTTTATCGTCCTTGCCACGGCTGCCGGTGCAATGTTAGCCTTTTCTATCGGATTCTTCTCGGGATATACGTCTCTCATGTCAGAATATTTCCCGACAATTATAAGGGGAACGGCCATTGGCTTCTGTTTTAATATAGGGAGGGTTGGAAACGGCATCGGCCCGGTGATTATCGGATCACTGAGTGAGCGTTTCGGAATTGGCCCTGCCTACCTGTTCAATACCCTGATGCTGCTGATCGGCATCATCATTGTTCTCCTGTTACCAAAACCGAAAGATACGATGTCTGCCGATGATCATCTACTTGCCGGAGAGGTCAAGAAATAG
- a CDS encoding C45 family peptidase → MYPHFTLSGTPYEIGLKHGSLAKELVIRNITGYEKLFRDLNGLSWDSVINEAINYIPAIKKFDEDLIEEMKGLADGAGVDFNSILALNCRSELIMNSKMIDAIGGCTSFGIMPEKTSGSTYMGQNWDFFESQKDVIIVLEIDQANKPKILMITEAGIIGKIGINSNGLAVCLNALVTEQVTDGTPLHLVLRGILNAPNLNAAVATAQGSEIASACNFLIGQQGVTVISMEMIPDDFEIIFPDEGTIIHTNHILSDRLDRKVVDLGRGFGFSTFFRLQRAKKLYGEVSEHDLDSIMALQSDHVNFPNSICAHMDPDKPQSMRTIFSVIFDLETCSLYLSSGYPCESEYKNISFID, encoded by the coding sequence ATGTACCCTCACTTTACTTTAAGTGGAACTCCTTACGAAATAGGGTTAAAACATGGTTCACTGGCAAAAGAACTAGTTATCAGGAACATCACAGGATACGAAAAGTTATTCAGAGATTTAAACGGTCTGTCCTGGGATTCTGTAATTAATGAGGCTATTAATTATATCCCGGCAATTAAAAAGTTTGATGAAGATCTAATTGAGGAAATGAAGGGCCTTGCTGATGGGGCTGGTGTGGATTTTAACTCTATTCTTGCGCTGAACTGCCGTAGCGAACTGATAATGAACTCTAAAATGATCGATGCCATCGGGGGATGTACCAGCTTTGGCATTATGCCAGAAAAAACATCAGGGTCGACTTACATGGGGCAGAACTGGGATTTCTTTGAATCCCAAAAAGATGTAATTATTGTCCTGGAGATAGATCAGGCAAATAAACCAAAAATACTGATGATCACTGAAGCCGGAATTATCGGAAAGATCGGTATTAATTCAAACGGCCTGGCTGTATGTCTGAATGCTTTGGTTACAGAACAGGTAACAGATGGCACTCCGCTTCACCTGGTGCTCAGAGGAATATTAAATGCCCCAAACCTTAATGCTGCAGTCGCGACAGCACAGGGCAGTGAAATTGCTTCGGCGTGTAATTTTTTAATAGGCCAGCAGGGGGTAACAGTTATCTCCATGGAAATGATCCCTGATGATTTTGAAATTATATTTCCTGATGAAGGGACAATCATTCATACCAACCATATATTAAGTGACAGGCTTGACCGGAAGGTTGTAGATTTGGGCAGGGGTTTTGGTTTTTCTACATTTTTCCGTTTGCAGAGGGCAAAGAAGCTTTATGGAGAGGTAAGCGAGCATGATCTGGACTCGATCATGGCACTTCAGAGTGATCATGTAAATTTTCCCAACTCGATTTGCGCTCACATGGATCCTGATAAGCCGCAGAGTATGCGCACGATCTTTTCAGTT